One part of the Halobacteriovorax vibrionivorans genome encodes these proteins:
- a CDS encoding DUF6691 family protein — translation MKNIMALLSGAVFGIGLSVSGMVDPKKVIGFLDIAGSQTPWDAALVFVMGGAVVIGLAATHLIRMRQNPVCDSQFHMPTNKLVDKKLLSGAALFGIGWGVAGICPGPALVNIVQLNSQIFAFIASMLIGQFLVTKIVK, via the coding sequence ATGAAAAATATAATGGCCTTATTATCTGGTGCTGTTTTTGGAATCGGACTATCTGTTTCTGGGATGGTGGATCCTAAAAAGGTTATCGGCTTCCTTGATATAGCAGGGTCCCAAACTCCTTGGGATGCAGCTCTTGTTTTTGTTATGGGAGGAGCAGTTGTAATAGGACTTGCAGCAACTCACCTTATTAGAATGAGACAGAATCCAGTATGTGATTCACAATTTCATATGCCTACTAATAAGTTAGTGGATAAGAAGCTTTTAAGTGGTGCAGCTTTATTTGGAATTGGTTGGGGAGTAGCTGGGATTTGCCCAGGTCCTGCTCTTGTGAATATTGTGCAATTAAATTCACAAATCTTCGCATTTATTGCCTCAATGCTTATTGGGCAATTTTTAGTGACAAAAATAGTTAAATAG